In the Carassius gibelio isolate Cgi1373 ecotype wild population from Czech Republic chromosome A2, carGib1.2-hapl.c, whole genome shotgun sequence genome, one interval contains:
- the LOC128028755 gene encoding bone morphogenetic protein 4, translating into MQNSAAQCFLLSVGAVIFSSCLRESTAQLEHVEMYKGLQLEALKSIILEYLGMDAPPGPGGRARHQDLVRMYRQYRRIRFLLKGNSSEEEELQPGRRASTVLFPTTVQPLNSTMDSRQQWFRAAFYKNSGIKTGVNLKHARLQIKRPHKDKNTPGMPWLSKDIVVRMHKPPGFHTETVFHTGVLSSRDVMLDLTVAVKKWLKDSSTELLVVEICLFKKQEASTQSTPQLALQLDQAVRRRHRRALFTREESVEDEAHCRRKSLNVSFKDIGWSDWVIAPLGYTMHYCDGSCPHNYKPASMHTQVKSRLHLLSKGTTPAPCCVPAAYEPMVLMHYDSRGKLKLTPFNDLIVSKCHCA; encoded by the exons ATGCAGAACTCAGCAGCACAATGCTTTCTCCTTTCTGTTGGGGCTGTTATTTTTAGCTCTTGTCTGAGAGAATCTACAGCTCAATTGGAGCATGTGGAAATGTACAAGGGCCTGCAGCTTGAGGCTCTAAAGAGCATTATTCTGGAGTACCTGGGGATGGACGCACCACCTGGGCCTGGTGGAAGAGCTCGTCATCAGGACCTGGTCAGGATGTACCGTCAGTATAGGAGAATAAGATTCTTGCTCAAAGGCAATTCCAGTGAAGAAGAGGAGCTTCAGCCTGGAAGAAGAGCCTCTACGGTGCTCTTTCCCACAACAG tACAGCCTCTGAATTCTACCATGGATTCAAGGCAGCAGTGGTTTAGAGCTGCTTTCTACAAAAACTCAGGCATTAAAACTGGAGTCAACCTTAAACATGCGAGGTTGCAAATCAAGAGACCACACAAGGACAAAAATACACCGGGCATGCCATGGCTTTCAAAAGACATTGTGGTTAGAATGCATAAACCTCCTGGTTTTCATACGGAGACAGTATTTCACACTGGGGTCTTGAGCTCTCGGGATGTTATGTTGGATTTGACTGTTGCCGTCAAGAAGTGGCTTAAGGACAGCAGTACTGAGCTTTTAGTTGTTGAAATCTGCCTCTTTAAAAAACAAGAAGCGAGTACACAATCCACGCCTCAGCTTGCTTTACAACTTGACCAAGCAGTGAGGAGAAGACACAGAAGAGCTCTGTTTACCAGAGAAGAAAGTGTTGAGGATGAAGCTCACTGCAGGCGAAAGTCATTAAATGTTTCCTTCAAAGACATCGGCTGGTCAGACTGGGTTATCGCTCCCTTGGGCTACACTATGCACTACTGTGATGGTTCCTGCCCACACAATTATAAACCTGCCAGTATGCATACGCAGGTGAAGTCTCGTCTGCATCTCTTGTCCAAGGGAACGACACCTGCTCCTTGCTGTGTTCCAGCTGCATATGAGCCAATGGTTCTCATGCACTATGACAGTCGTGGAAAGTTAAAGCTCACGCCCTTCAACGATTTGATAGTTAGTAAATGCCATTGTGCATGA